The following coding sequences lie in one Pecten maximus unplaced genomic scaffold, xPecMax1.1, whole genome shotgun sequence genomic window:
- the LOC117320092 gene encoding histone H2A: MSGRGKGGKVKGKAKSRSSRAGLQFPVGRIHRLLRKGNYAERVGAGAPVYLAAVLEYLAAEVLELAGNAARDNKKTRIIPRHLQLAIRNDEELNKLLSGVTIAQGGVLPNIQAVLLPKKTQKPAK; the protein is encoded by the coding sequence ATGTCTGGACGTGGTAAGGGAGGAAAAGTAAAGGGAAAGGCAAAGAGCCGATCATCCCGTGCCGGACTTCAGTTCCCAGTCGGACGTATCCACCGTCTGCTCCGCAAGGGAAACTATGCCGAGCGAGTTGGAGCCGGAGCACCAGTGTACTTGGCTGCTGTCCTCGAGTACTTAGCTGCTGAAGTTTTGGAATTGGCAGGAAACGCCGCCAGAGATAACAAGAAGACCAGGATCATCCCCCGTCATCTCCAGTTGGCCATCAGGAACGACGAGGAGTTGAACAAACTGCTGTCCGGTGTCACCATCGCACAGGGTGGTGTTCTGCCCAACATCCAGGCTGTTCTTCTCCCCAAGAAGACCCAGAAACCCGCCAAGTAG